The Lagopus muta isolate bLagMut1 chromosome 4, bLagMut1 primary, whole genome shotgun sequence genome has a window encoding:
- the RASL11B gene encoding ras-like protein family member 11B gives MRLTQSMCTIAECAPGGEGCPAARPRLVKIAVVGGSGVGKTALVVRFLTRRFIGDYERNAGNLYSRHIQIDGEVLAIQVQDTPGVQIHEHSLDFNEQLNRCIRWADALVIVFSITDYKSYELLSHLYHHVRQMHPGNAVPVVIVANKADLLHVKEVEPQHGLQLANMLGCAFYEVSVSENYNDVFNAFHVLCKEVSKQQTTNSTPERRRTSLIPRPKSPNMQDLKRRFKQALSAKVRTVTSV, from the exons ATGCGCCTGACGCAGAGCATGTGCACCATCGCCGAGTGCGCGCCCGGCGGTGAGGGCTGCCCCGCGGCTCGGCCTCGCCTGGTTAAGATCGCCGTGGTGGGGGGCAGCGGAGTGGGCAAGACAG CGCTCGTGGTGCGGTTCCTGACCAGGCGCTTCATCGGCGACTACGAGCGGAACGCAG GTAACCTCTACAGCCGGCACATCCAGATTGACGGGGAGGTGCTGGCCATCCAAGTGCAGGACACCCCGGGTGTGCAG ATTCATGAACACAGCCTGGATTTCAATGAGCAGCTGAACAGATGCATTCGCTGGGCAGACGCCCTGGTGATTGTCTTTTCCATCACAGACTATAAGAGCTATGAACTGCTTAGTCACCTGTACCACCACGTTCGGCAGATGCATCCAGGGAATGCTGTCCCTGTTGTCATCGTAGCAAACAAAGCTGATCTCTTGCATGTTAAAGAGGTGGAGCCTCAGCACGGACTTCAGCTGGCCAACATGCTGGGCTGTGCTTTCTATGAAGTGTCTGTCAGTGAAAACTACAACGATGTCTTCAATGCCTTCCATGTCCTCTGCAAAGAAGTCAGTAAACAACAGACCACCAACAGCACCCCCGAGAGACGGAGAACTTCTCTCATTCCACGACCCAAATCGCCCAACATGCAGGATCTGAAGAGGAGGTTTAAGCAAGCTCTGTCTGCCAAAGTGAGGACTGTCACGTCTGTCTGA